The nucleotide window CCGCGCTTCCCAGCTACCTTGATTGCGAACAACTCATCACACGCCGTGACGGTGTGCTCGTGGCCAGCAAGCTCGACCTCTGGGCTGAGCCGATTGATGTCGGCATCTCACGGGTCGTGGCGGGCAATCTCAGCAGACTCACCGGTTCGATGAATATCCAGCCCGTGGAACGGTTCAGCACGCTCGACTACACCGATTTGCTGGAGTTGCGGATCACCCAGTTCGAACCCGACGCCGCAAACACCATGGTGCTGCAAGGCACCTGGAAACTGCAGCCTGTGACGGGCAAGGAGGCAACCTTCCACTTTTTCCGCATCGCAGTGCCGATGAAGTCGGACCCGTCGGTGATGAAGGATCGTGTCACGGCGATGAACCAGGCGCTTGTGCGGCTTGCACATGACATCGCTGCAGTAAAATAGTTCGTAAGGCGCAACATCGGCCCTTCGTTGCGCAAGCGCAGGCAAGACATTCAGGGCGGAATCGCAGAGAATTTAACGTGCCATGCCACCTGACCCCATTCTGAAACTTCCTGGTGCGCATTCCATGGTGCCCAATCTCGCGGACTATGCCGTAGCACGCGCGGTTTTCTCCTGGAACGCGGTGCGGGCTGAGTTGCAGGGGCTTCCGGGCGGAGGTTTGAATCTCGCCTATGAGGCGGTGGATCGTCATGCGGCGGGGGCACGTGCCAATCATCTGGCACTGCGTTGGCTCGGCAAGGATGGCACAGTGCGCGATCTGAGCTACGCCGACTTGGCACAAGGATCGGCGCAGTTTGCGAATGTGCTGCGGGCTCTCGGTGTGACCAAGGGCGAGCGCGTGTTTGCGCTGATGGGGCGTGTGCCGGAGCTGTATCTCGCCGCGCTGGGCACGTTGAAGAATGTGAGCGTGTTTTGCCCGTTGTTCTCGCAGTTCGGGCCTGAGCCGGTGTTTCAACGACTGAGCCGTGGTGATGCGAAGGTGCTCGTGACGACCAAGGCGTTGTACGAGAAAAAGGTCGCCGCTTTGCGCGAACGTCTGCCGACGCTGCAACACATCCTGCTGGCGGATGCGGATAACGATCTGGATGCCTGCGTACTCTCACTGCCCAAGCTGATGGCCGCTGCGAACGATCAGTTCGAGATTCCGCCGACCAGTCCCGAGGACATGGCACTGCTGCATTTCACCAGTGGCACCACCGGCATGCCAAAGGGCGCGGTGCATGTGCATCAGGCGGCGCTTACGCACTTTGCCACCGGCCGCTATGTGCTCGATCTGCACCCCGATGATGTGTTCTGGTGTACCGCCGATCCGGGCTGGGTCACGGGCACATCGTATGGCATCTTCGCGCCGCTGCTGCATGGCGTGACGAATCTGGTCGATGAGGCGGACTTCGACGCGGAGCGTTGGTATCGCCTGCTGCAGGATCAGAAGGTGACGGTTTGGTATACCGCACCGACCGCGATCCGCCGCCTCATGCGCATTCCTGGTGAGCCACGCACGCAGTATGATCTGAGTCATCTGCGCCTCATTCACAGTGTCGGTGAGCCGCTCAATCCTGAAGCTGTCGTATGGGGCGAGCGGGCGCTCGGTCTGCCGATTCACGACAACTGGTGGCAGACGGAAACCGGCGGCATCATGATCGCGAACTACGCCGCGATGGACATTCGTCCAGGTTCGATGGGCAAGCCACTGCCGGGCATTGATGCGGCCATCGTGAAGCGCGGCGAGCATGGCATCGAAGTCATCACCGAACCCGATGTGGAAGGCGAACTCGCGCTCAAGCCGGGCTGGCCCTCGATGTTTCGCGCCTATCTGCACGATGAGGCACGCTACGCGAAGTGCTTCGTGGATGGCTGGTATCTCAGCGGTGATCTGGCAAAGCGCGATGCCGATGGCTATTTTTGGTTTGTCGGTCGTGCGGATGACATCATTAAGACCTCCGGCCACATGGTCGGTCCGTTCGAGGTCGAAAGCGCGCTCATGGAGCATCCGGCGGTCGCGGAGGCGGGTGTGATCGGCAAACCGGAACCGCTGATCGGCGAGTTGGTGAAGGCGTTCGTCACGCTGAAGGCCGGGCATGCCGCGAGTGAGGAACTGCGTTTGGAATTGATCGGTTTTGCCCGCAAACGCCTTGGCCCTGCGGTCGCACCGAAGGAGATCGCCTTTGTCGAAAGCCTGCCGAAAACTCGCAGTGGCAAAATCATGCGCCGTCTGCTCAAAGCTCGCGAGTTGGGCCTGCCTGAGGGCGATTTATCCACCTTGGAGAACGACTGACATGAGCACCGCCCTGCCGGACCACGATCAAGCCCGCCGCCTGCTCTGGCAGATGGTGCGCATCCGGCGCTTCGAGGAGAAATGCGTCGAGATGTACAGCGCGCAGAAGATTCGCGGCTTCATGCATCTCTACATCGGCGAGGAAGCCGTCGCGACGGGCATCATCGAGCAGCTACGACCCGAGGACGCCATCGTGGCGACGTATCGCGAGCATGGTCAGGCGCTCGTGCGCGGAATGAGCGCAGGATCGATCATGGCGGAGATGTATGGCAAGCAGGAAGGCTGTGCGCGTGGTCGCGGCGGTTCGATGCACCTGTTTGATGCGAAGACGCGCTTCTGCGGCGGCAATGCGATTGTCGGCGGCGGACTGCCACTGGCCATTGGTCTGGCGCTGGCGGACAAGATGCAGAATCGCAAAGCCGTCACCGCCTGCTTTTTTGGCGAAGGTGCGGTGGCAGAGGGCGAGTTTCACGAGTCGATGAATCTCGCCGCGCTGTGGAAACTACCGGTGTTGTTTGTGTGCGAGAACAATCTCTACGCGATGGGAACGGCGCTGCGGTACACCGAATCAAAAACCGAGATCGCCAAGAAAGGCGATGCCTACAACGTGGCCAACGCCGTCGTTGATGGCATGGATGTGCTCGCTGTCAGCGAGGCGGCGCGCAAAGCTATCGCGACGACACGCGAAGGCCAGCCCTTCCTGCTCGAATGCCGCACCTACCGCTTCCGTGCGCATTCGATGTTCGACGCTGAGCTGTATCGCTCGAAGGACGAGGTCGCGGAATGGAAGAAGCGTGATCCGATCACGCTGTTCTTTGATGCGATGAAGGCGGCGAACGTGCTGAGCGATGCCGATTACGCCGCCGTCGAGGCGGAGGTGGCGAAGGAAGTCGATGACTCAGTCGCTTTTGCCGAGGCGGGCACCTGGGAGCCGGTGGAAGATCTCACACGCTTTGTCTATTCGGAGGTGACACCATCATGAACGCGACCGATCCGCCGAAAAAGATGACGTATCGCGATGCGGTGCGCGAAGGCATCCGCAGCGCCATGCAAAATGATCCGCGCGTGTTCTTGATGGGCGAGGACGTGGGGCATTACGGCGGCTGTTTTGCCGTGAGCCGCGGCTTGCTGGCTGAATTTGGCGAGGACCGCATTCGCGACACGCCACTGGCCGAGTCGGCCTTTGTCGGCGCGGGCATCGGCGCGGCACTAGGCGGCATGAGGCCGATTGTCGAGATCATGACCTGCAATTTCAGCCTGCTGGCGCTGGATCAGATCATGAACACCGCCGCATCGCTGCTGCACATGTCCGGCGGGCAGTTCAACGTGCCCATCGTCATTCGCATGGCCACCGGCGGCGGCAAGCAACTCGGCGCTCAGCATTCGCACAGCCTCGAAGGCTGGTATGCGCACATTCCTGGCCTCAAGGTGCTCACGCCGGCCACGCTGGAGGATGGTTACGGCATGCTGGCCAGCGCGCTGGCCGATCCTGATCCGGTGCTGATCTTTGAAAACCAAACGCTTTATATCATGGAAGGCGAGTTGCCTGCCAATGCCGGCCCGGTGGACATTTCGAGTGCCAAAGTGCGTCGTGAAGGCAAGGACGTGTCCATTCTGACCTACGGCGCGAGTTTGCCAAAGTCCCTCGAAGCCGCCGCGAAGCTCGCAGAGCAGGGCATTCATGCCGAGGTCGTGGATCTGCGGGTTCTCCGACCCCTCGATGACGCGACCATCATGAGCAGTGTGGCGAAGACGCACCGCGTGCTCATCGTGGATGAAGGCTGGCGCAGCGGTGGCATCTCCGCTGAGATCAGCGCGCGCATTCAGGAGCAGGCCTTTTTTGAACTCGACCGCCCGGTGCAGCGTCTGTGCTCCGCCGAGGTGCCGATTCCTTATGCGAAGCATCTGGAGCAGGCGGCGCTGCCACAGGTAGAGTCGATCATCGCCGCCGTGCAAAACCTCGTCCGTTCCCATGGCTGATTTCGTCATGCCCAGCCTCGGCGCGGACATGGAGTCCGCCACACTCGTGAAATGGCACGTCAAACCCGGCGATGCCGTGAAGCGCGGCGACATCATCGCCGAGGTCGATACCGACAAGGGCATCATCGATGTCGAATGCTTTCAGTCTGGCATCATTGAGAAGCTCGTGATCGAACCTGGCGCGAAGATTCCCGTCGGTGCGCTGCTGGCGGTGATCCAAGGCGGTGAAGCTCCTGTAGCGGCTGCGACACCTGTTCCTGCGCCAGTGGCGGTAACTGAGGTGCCGCACATTCATGTCTCGCCACTCGCCAAGAAGATCGCGGCTGAGCTTGGAGTCGATTTGAACAAACTCGTCGGCCACGGCACCGGTCCAGGCGGTTTGATTGATCGCGAAGATGTCGAGCAAGCCGCCAAACCTGTTTCTGCTCCGCAAACTCGTGTGAGGGTCTCGCCTCTGGCACGCAGAAGGGCCGAGGAATTGCATGTCGATGTCACTCACATCCAAGGAAGCGGCCCTGACGGCGCCATCGAAGCTGCCGACATTGAACGTGCCGCTGCTCCGCACAAACCCAGCGACGCGATGCGCCGCGCCATCGCGGCAGCGATGGCAAAATCGAAGCGCGAGATTCCGCACTACTACCTGCAAACACGCATCGACATGAGTGCGCTGCTGTCGTGGCTCCAGGCTGAGAATCAGAAGCGCAGCATCAAAGACCGCCTGCTGCCGGTAGTGCCGCTGCTGAAGGCTCTGGCGAAGGCTTTGCGTGACGTGCCGCAGCTCAATGGTTTCTGGATCGACGGCCAGCATCGCGTCTCGGAGGCCATTCACCTTGGTTTTGCCATCTCGATGAAGGGCGGCGGCCTCGTGGCCCCGGCGATTCATGATGTGGACAAGAAATCTTGCGACGAACTCATGACCGACCTGCGCGATCTGATTCCCCGCGCCCGCAGTGGCCGTCTGCGCAGTTCCGAGATGACGGATGCCACCATCACCATCACCAGCCTCGGCGATCTCGGCGTGGAGACGGTGTTTGGGGTCATCTATCCCCCGCAGGTCGCGATTGTTGGTCTGGGCAAGATTATGGAACAACCTTGGGCGAAGGATGGCATGCTCGGCGTTCATCCCGTGATGACCGCCTCGCTTGCCGCTGATCATCGTGCCACCGACGGTCATCTCGGCGCCCAATTCCTCGAAGCACTGAACCGTCACCTGCAAACGCCCGACCAGCCATGAGTGAAGCCGAACTTAAAGCACTCCTCCTTGATGGATTGCGCAAAATCGCACCCGAGGCAGATCCCGCCATGCTGCGTGGCGATCAGAACATCCGTGAGACACTCGACATCGACTCCTTCGACTTCCTCAGCTTCCTTATCGCCCTGCATGACAAACTCGGCGTGGAAATCCCCGAAGCCGACTACGGCAAGCTGAACACCCTTGATGCCATGCTACGTTATCTCGTCCCGAAGGTGTGAGACCAGCCCAGATCCATGAATGACCGCTCGTTCATCTCGCGATTCATTGAAGCGGGCATTGTCCTTTGCCTGCTCGTCATCCTGGTTGCCCTGATTTACGGTCATGTGGGTGGCGCGGAGAGCGGGCTGAGCCTCATGGACAGCTATATCACGGAGTACATGAAAAAGGCGCCGCACTGGCCCTGGCTCATCGTGGCGAGCTTTGCCTTTGCGCTGCTGCTGTTCCTGCTCGCGTTGGCGTTTCTGCGACAGGGCGGGGGACGGATTCTCATCGTCGCCGGTTGTCTGCTGCTCGCCGCCACGGCGATGGGCAATTTTTTCGTGGCCTATGCACCGATGCGCCGTGTCGAGCAACCGCCGCCGCCCGCCCACGAATGGTGGACGCCGACATGGTGGTTCACCTCGCAGACCTCGCATACGCCCTATGAGCATGGCATGGCGGACGCCTATGCCGATGTCCACTACCGTGCCATCCGCCTTGTTGTGAGCATGGGCCTGACAGGCATTTCCTTCATCGCAGCGGGTTTGTTTCCGTCTTCGCTTGGACGTTCTTTCGCCTGGGGAACCTTCGGCGCGGTACTGGCGATGTCCGTGCTCTTTTTGATGGGTGACCACCTAGAGTTCCGCCGTGGATTGTGGCAGCGGCTTGGCTTTGTGGTGATGTATGGCTGGTTGTGGAGCGCGTGGCTGCATTGTCGGCGAGGACACAAATTCCATGCGCCAAACGGCAATCCTTGGTGAGTCGCAGAAGCCGGTGGAGCGCACGGATCAGCCACGCAAGAAGCGCGGTTAATGAACTCGCGGTATCAGCTTGCGACATCAAGCAGCTTAGCGTTCTCCTGGCAGGGTTCCATCCCATGAGCGGCTCTTAAAATTGACAAGTGTGACATCACCCGGTCGGAACACTTGCAAACGCCGCTTCCAGGACTGGCACGACCTGCTTCTTGCGCGACATGCAGCCTTCGAGAAACGCACCTTCATCGGTGAGCTGACAGTGAAACGCGCGTTCCGCCACGTCACGAAGTTCGCCGACGGCCCACAGGTAGCTGCCTTTGCGTGAAATGTCGGTGCCGATCAGGATCACCTGACGGAGATTCTGCTCATCCTTCACACGCCGCATGGCTTCCAACAACTCTGTGCGGCGCGTGACGAGCGGTCGCGCATCCGGCACTTCCACCTGGGCGATTCCCACGCGGTGCCCGGCGAAGTTGAACGCCTTGAAGTCCGCGTCAATGAGATCGCGCGCCGAGCGCGTGGCAATGTCTCCCCGTGCAGCCATCAATTCTGCTCCGAACTCCGAAACCTCCAGACCTGCCAGCGCGGCGAGCCGTGGGGCCATGCGGCGATCTTTTCCCGAGGTGGTGGGGGAGGCGAGCACGAGCGTGTCTGACAGAATCGCGGCCAGCAGCGCCCCGGCGATGGCAGGTGGCGGCTCGATGTCATGAAGGAAGAACTGCTCGGCGATGAGAGTCGCCGTGGCACCGACGGGTTCGCAGTGAAAAGTGATTGGACTCGGGATCTGCAGATCGCCGATGCGATGATGCTCCCAAACTTCCAGCACCGTGCCGTGCCGAATGTCGTCCAGCGCCTGCGCGACCTCGTTATGGTCCACCAAGATCAACTGACGTCCAGTTGCAGTGGTCAGCAGATCAGGTTCCGACAGTGAGAACCGCTCCAGCACATGCCGGGTTTCGCGGTTGAGTTCGCCCGCTCGTGCCGGTCGCACCTCGGCGTCTCCCAGCGCGTTCCGCAGGAAGGCGTAACCGATCGCCGAGCAGATCGAGTCGGTGTCGGGATTCTTGTGACCGATGACGTGGATGGGTTCTTCCATAAACAGCGCGACAGGTTTCCAATCACGGCCAGAGAGCCAAAATCGCCACACCGCCAGCGAGGGCGATCCCAAGGCCGGTCAGCGCAGGCTTGATGAACGCGCGCGCGCCAAGGACGACGACGAGTATTCCTTTGAAAACGACATTGGCGAGACCGCCGACGAGGATCATGCGCCAGGCGGTGGTTGTATCAAGGTGAGCGGTGCTGACGAGACGGGAGGTCGAAAGCGTGATGGCATCCATGTCCGTGAGGCCCGAGATGGCAGCGGCGACGTAAAGGCCAGAATTGCCGAAATGCTCGCGCGCGGCGGCGACGGCGATCAATACGACAGCGTAGAGCAGGCCGAAGATCACGGCGCTTTTGAGTTCGGAGGGCGGCTGCTCATCGGCGCGATGCTGGCCCTGTTTTTCTGAGATGCGGTGAGCAATGGCGGCGACGAGGCCGAACCAGAACATCATGGCGAGCAGTGGCGGCAGCATTTCTTTGAGGTGCGCTGGTGCTGCAATGACGACCTCGACCATCACGCGCAGGAAGACAATGGCTGAGGCGATGAGGATGATGGCGGCCAGACTGATGCCGCACGCTCCTGCCACATGGCTGCGACGTGCGAAGCTGGCGGTGGTGGCGGTGCTGGAGATCAAACCACCGAGGATGCCCGCGAGCGCCGCGCCCTTGTTGCCGCCCATGAATTTGCCGGCGAGATACGCGGCGAGGCTGATGCCGACGATGAGCACGACCATGAGCCAGATGGCGAAAGGATTCAGCACGCCGAGCCAGCCCATCTCGCGATTCGGCAGCACGGGCAGAATGACCAGCCCTGCGAGAACGAGTCGCGCGATCTCGCGCAGATCATCCTCGCCGATGCGGCGGACCATGTTGTGCAGCGGCTTTTTGCTTTGCAGCAGCACCATGACCGTGCCGGCGATGACCACCGCCTCCAGGCGATGGCCGAGCACCGTGAGGATGCCCGCCGCAAACATGACGAGCATGGCCATTTCGGTCGTGAGGCCGGAATCCAGCTCTTTGCTCTTCATTTCTGCCAGATTGCCGAGGATCACCATGCTGGCGAAGGCGATCAAGGCCGCTGCAATGACCCAGCCGCCATACACGATCCCCAGCACGCCGCTGAGCGCACCGAACAGTGACAGCAAGGCAAACGTGCGGATGCCCGCGACCCGGCTCTGCACCCATTCACGCTGCAAACCGACGAGCAGTCCAAGTCCCAGCGCCGTGCCGAAAGATTGCAGCAGTTCGGCGGTGTCTGGAAGCGCGGTGGGCATGAAGGGGCGGTTTTATTTCTTGGGTTCGGCTGCGAAAGCATCACCGGATGCCTTCACGCGCCAACTGTCCGACCACTGGCGTGCAAAGTCACGCTGATAGCGGTAGTTGATGGCGGCGATGATGAGCATGGCGATGATGGCACCGAGTGATGCGAGCGCCATGTCTTTATGAGCATCCCAAATGTCGCCCTGGGTGCCCAGATAAGCCTGCCCCAGATCCCCGCCGAGAACCTCAGCCGCCAGCCATTCGATCAGTTCAAACAGCATGGAAGTGGACATTGTCAGGTCCAGCGGCAGGAAATAGCCCCAGAAGCCACGCGCTTTGGCGATGCGCAGGAAAATTTCTCGAAACGGATAGGCCAGCAGCAGGCCGTAGATGAGGTGGATGAAGCGGTCGAAGTGATTGCGCTCCCAGCCGAAAACTTCATTGATGGTGTGGCCGGTGAGCGAACGGCACCATTCATCGTACGGCACCTTGGAATAAGTGTAGTGCGCGCCGATCTCATGCACGCACATGAACACGAAGATCAGCACCCAGGAAAGCCGGGAGAACAGGTGCTTGCGGTAACCGGCGATGAGGAGTGGCACCAGGAGCAGCACGAGCACGTTCTCCACCATCCAGTCTGCGCGGTAGAGCGGCTTGATGGCCAGCGCCACCCACAGCAGCAAAAAAAGAGCCCCCAGCAGTTTCACCAGCCGTTCGTAAGTCATGGGGCGGATCATAGAATTGAAAACAAAGCATTTCACGCGCACTTGCCATCGGGGTCATCCCAGTCCAAGAAACATTCCTCCAAGCCCCCAACCATGTCCATCTGGAACTACGCCAACCCGCAGCTCAAAGACCTCGTCGCCTACGAACCCGGCAAGCCCATCGAGGATGTGGCCCGCGAACGTGGCTTGAAACCGGAAGACATCATCAAGCTCGCTTCAAACGAGAATCCGCTCGGCCCGTCGCCGAAGGCCATCGCGGCGATGCAGGAGGCGGTGAAGGAGGTTCACATCTATCCCGACGGTGCTTCATGGAAGCTGCGCAATGCCTTGGCGAACAAGTTTGGCCTGGAGATGGGCAACATCATCGTTGGCAGCGGCAGCAACGAGATCATCGAGTTCATCGGCCACGCCTTCCTGAAGCCCGGTGACAATATCATCACCGCCGAGCACGCCTTCCTCGTGTACAAGCTCATGGCCAAGGTCTTCGGTGCGGACACCATTGAAGTGCCTGATCCCGGCTACGTGCATGATCTCGACGCCATGGCCGCCGCGATCACGCCGCAGACGAAGGAGGTCTTCATTGCCAATCCGAACAATCCGACGGGCACTTTGGTGACGCAGGAGCAGATCGACCGCTTCATGGCCAAGGTTCCCGATCATGTCGTTGTCGTGTTCGACGAGGCCTACTACGAGTTCCTCGACAATCCTCCCGACACGCTCAAATACGTGCGCGAAGGCCGCAACGTGGTCGTCCTGCGCACCTTCTCGAAGATTCAAGGCCTGGCAGGCACCCGCGTCGGCTACGGCATCGCCAACAAGGAATTGATCGACGTGCTCCAGCGCACGCGGCAGCCCTTCAATCTCAATTCCGTCGCCCAGGCAGGTGCCTTGGCCGGTCTGCTCGATCAGGAACACCAGGACAAGACCAAACGCATCACCGACGAAGGTCGCACGTATTTGCAGGCTCAGTTCGGTGCCATGGGCCTCGAATACATCCCGAGCTACGCCAATTTCGTCCTCGTCAAAGTCGGCGATGGCAACGCCGTCTTCAAAGCCATGATGGACCAGGGCGTCATCGTCCGCGCCATGGCCGCTTACAAACTGCCGGAGTGGGTGCGCATCAGCATCGGCACCATGCCACAGAACGTGCGCTGCATCGAGGTGCTGAAGGAAGTGTTGGGGAAATGACCGCTACAATGCCTTGATGCGCATGTTGCGGAACTCGACCGGGCCTTTCCGCCCGCAGAGGACGAGATGACCGCGGCGTTTGGAGATGTCGAGTGGTGGGCGAAAATTGTCTTGTACTTTCAACCGTGGGAGGTCGGCATCCTGCACGGTGGCACCATCAATGATGACAGTGACCCGGTCGTTCTGGACGATGACCTCATGACTTGCCCAGACACCCGTTGTCACGCTGGTTTTGCGATCCGGGCCTTGCATGCCGTAGATGGACGCATGCTGCTGCCAGCGTTCCATGTTTGCATGCAGTGGAGCATTGTCGTCCAGCAGTTGGATCTCGAAGCCGGTGTGAGAGAGGGATTTGAAAGTTCCTTTGTCCTCCGCGCACCAAACACCAATACCGCTGTTGCCACCTGGCGAGAGGCGCAGGTCAAACTTCAGGTGAAAGCTGCCATACTCCTTGTCTGAAATTAAATCGCTGCCGGTGGCTGTGCTGGTGAGCACCGCGCTGATGATCTGGTAGCCGGTGGTGTCACCTTTCCACCTGACGAGCGTGGTGCCGTCACAGAGCGGCGTCCAGACGGGTTGTCCGGGTTTCGTTTGGAGATCCAGCGCGAGTTGCCTGCTTCCGGCGGCGAGTGTGTTCATCGGCATGCGTGCGATGGCCTGGCTCGGCAGCCGCATGACGAGCAGGTCACTCTCGATTCCAACAAAATCTGCGAGGATGTCTTTTCCCTGGGTGTCGCTCCAAACGAACATTTGTTTGAGAGGAAAGCTAGGAGGTGCGGGGGCTGCTGGAATCGGGGCCGAGGAGGACGTGGTGGTGAGCGGAGCCTCTGCCAGCGGGGTGATCTGCCGGTTCTGCACGGCTTCACGCAGTGCTTTGATGGTGTAGGCCTCGTTCTTGCGCTTGTTGCGCAGAAGTTCAGCCTCGTAGGTTGCGAGCGTCTTGGTGTAGATGTCGTAGAGAGGGATGGTGACTTTTTCGCGCTCCGTCAGGTGCCGTTTGGCAGTGTCTCGATAAGTCTTTCGCAAGCTGGTGAGGACGGGATGATCCGTTGCGATGTCGGCAGGCATGTTCTGGCCGGAACGTATCAGGGCGATCTCTGCCTCGATGATCGAAACTGCATTGCGCATCTCAGGACGTGGCCGGATTTCCGCCAGCCTACGTTGCAGAGCCTGGAGATACTGCTCGCGAAGCGTGCTCATGGCTTCCCGCCAAGGCTGGGCGGCATCCTTTTC belongs to Prosthecobacter sp. and includes:
- a CDS encoding PqiC family protein, which encodes MNARIVTLMLFLGGCSMFRPVKDSAVHHLLEPLVPDRTLGATTPAIAVNRAALPSYLDCEQLITRRDGVLVASKLDLWAEPIDVGISRVVAGNLSRLTGSMNIQPVERFSTLDYTDLLELRITQFEPDAANTMVLQGTWKLQPVTGKEATFHFFRIAVPMKSDPSVMKDRVTAMNQALVRLAHDIAAVK
- the acsA gene encoding acetate--CoA ligase, whose amino-acid sequence is MPPDPILKLPGAHSMVPNLADYAVARAVFSWNAVRAELQGLPGGGLNLAYEAVDRHAAGARANHLALRWLGKDGTVRDLSYADLAQGSAQFANVLRALGVTKGERVFALMGRVPELYLAALGTLKNVSVFCPLFSQFGPEPVFQRLSRGDAKVLVTTKALYEKKVAALRERLPTLQHILLADADNDLDACVLSLPKLMAAANDQFEIPPTSPEDMALLHFTSGTTGMPKGAVHVHQAALTHFATGRYVLDLHPDDVFWCTADPGWVTGTSYGIFAPLLHGVTNLVDEADFDAERWYRLLQDQKVTVWYTAPTAIRRLMRIPGEPRTQYDLSHLRLIHSVGEPLNPEAVVWGERALGLPIHDNWWQTETGGIMIANYAAMDIRPGSMGKPLPGIDAAIVKRGEHGIEVITEPDVEGELALKPGWPSMFRAYLHDEARYAKCFVDGWYLSGDLAKRDADGYFWFVGRADDIIKTSGHMVGPFEVESALMEHPAVAEAGVIGKPEPLIGELVKAFVTLKAGHAASEELRLELIGFARKRLGPAVAPKEIAFVESLPKTRSGKIMRRLLKARELGLPEGDLSTLEND
- the pdhA gene encoding pyruvate dehydrogenase (acetyl-transferring) E1 component subunit alpha gives rise to the protein MSTALPDHDQARRLLWQMVRIRRFEEKCVEMYSAQKIRGFMHLYIGEEAVATGIIEQLRPEDAIVATYREHGQALVRGMSAGSIMAEMYGKQEGCARGRGGSMHLFDAKTRFCGGNAIVGGGLPLAIGLALADKMQNRKAVTACFFGEGAVAEGEFHESMNLAALWKLPVLFVCENNLYAMGTALRYTESKTEIAKKGDAYNVANAVVDGMDVLAVSEAARKAIATTREGQPFLLECRTYRFRAHSMFDAELYRSKDEVAEWKKRDPITLFFDAMKAANVLSDADYAAVEAEVAKEVDDSVAFAEAGTWEPVEDLTRFVYSEVTPS
- a CDS encoding alpha-ketoacid dehydrogenase subunit beta, whose product is MNATDPPKKMTYRDAVREGIRSAMQNDPRVFLMGEDVGHYGGCFAVSRGLLAEFGEDRIRDTPLAESAFVGAGIGAALGGMRPIVEIMTCNFSLLALDQIMNTAASLLHMSGGQFNVPIVIRMATGGGKQLGAQHSHSLEGWYAHIPGLKVLTPATLEDGYGMLASALADPDPVLIFENQTLYIMEGELPANAGPVDISSAKVRREGKDVSILTYGASLPKSLEAAAKLAEQGIHAEVVDLRVLRPLDDATIMSSVAKTHRVLIVDEGWRSGGISAEISARIQEQAFFELDRPVQRLCSAEVPIPYAKHLEQAALPQVESIIAAVQNLVRSHG
- a CDS encoding dihydrolipoamide acetyltransferase family protein codes for the protein MADFVMPSLGADMESATLVKWHVKPGDAVKRGDIIAEVDTDKGIIDVECFQSGIIEKLVIEPGAKIPVGALLAVIQGGEAPVAAATPVPAPVAVTEVPHIHVSPLAKKIAAELGVDLNKLVGHGTGPGGLIDREDVEQAAKPVSAPQTRVRVSPLARRRAEELHVDVTHIQGSGPDGAIEAADIERAAAPHKPSDAMRRAIAAAMAKSKREIPHYYLQTRIDMSALLSWLQAENQKRSIKDRLLPVVPLLKALAKALRDVPQLNGFWIDGQHRVSEAIHLGFAISMKGGGLVAPAIHDVDKKSCDELMTDLRDLIPRARSGRLRSSEMTDATITITSLGDLGVETVFGVIYPPQVAIVGLGKIMEQPWAKDGMLGVHPVMTASLAADHRATDGHLGAQFLEALNRHLQTPDQP
- a CDS encoding phosphopantetheine-binding protein, whose product is MSEAELKALLLDGLRKIAPEADPAMLRGDQNIRETLDIDSFDFLSFLIALHDKLGVEIPEADYGKLNTLDAMLRYLVPKV
- a CDS encoding manganese-dependent inorganic pyrophosphatase produces the protein MEEPIHVIGHKNPDTDSICSAIGYAFLRNALGDAEVRPARAGELNRETRHVLERFSLSEPDLLTTATGRQLILVDHNEVAQALDDIRHGTVLEVWEHHRIGDLQIPSPITFHCEPVGATATLIAEQFFLHDIEPPPAIAGALLAAILSDTLVLASPTTSGKDRRMAPRLAALAGLEVSEFGAELMAARGDIATRSARDLIDADFKAFNFAGHRVGIAQVEVPDARPLVTRRTELLEAMRRVKDEQNLRQVILIGTDISRKGSYLWAVGELRDVAERAFHCQLTDEGAFLEGCMSRKKQVVPVLEAAFASVPTG
- a CDS encoding DUF4010 domain-containing protein gives rise to the protein MPTALPDTAELLQSFGTALGLGLLVGLQREWVQSRVAGIRTFALLSLFGALSGVLGIVYGGWVIAAALIAFASMVILGNLAEMKSKELDSGLTTEMAMLVMFAAGILTVLGHRLEAVVIAGTVMVLLQSKKPLHNMVRRIGEDDLREIARLVLAGLVILPVLPNREMGWLGVLNPFAIWLMVVLIVGISLAAYLAGKFMGGNKGAALAGILGGLISSTATTASFARRSHVAGACGISLAAIILIASAIVFLRVMVEVVIAAPAHLKEMLPPLLAMMFWFGLVAAIAHRISEKQGQHRADEQPPSELKSAVIFGLLYAVVLIAVAAAREHFGNSGLYVAAAISGLTDMDAITLSTSRLVSTAHLDTTTAWRMILVGGLANVVFKGILVVVLGARAFIKPALTGLGIALAGGVAILALWP
- a CDS encoding DUF2238 domain-containing protein, with the protein product MTYERLVKLLGALFLLLWVALAIKPLYRADWMVENVLVLLLVPLLIAGYRKHLFSRLSWVLIFVFMCVHEIGAHYTYSKVPYDEWCRSLTGHTINEVFGWERNHFDRFIHLIYGLLLAYPFREIFLRIAKARGFWGYFLPLDLTMSTSMLFELIEWLAAEVLGGDLGQAYLGTQGDIWDAHKDMALASLGAIIAMLIIAAINYRYQRDFARQWSDSWRVKASGDAFAAEPKK
- the hisC gene encoding histidinol-phosphate transaminase, which produces MSIWNYANPQLKDLVAYEPGKPIEDVARERGLKPEDIIKLASNENPLGPSPKAIAAMQEAVKEVHIYPDGASWKLRNALANKFGLEMGNIIVGSGSNEIIEFIGHAFLKPGDNIITAEHAFLVYKLMAKVFGADTIEVPDPGYVHDLDAMAAAITPQTKEVFIANPNNPTGTLVTQEQIDRFMAKVPDHVVVVFDEAYYEFLDNPPDTLKYVREGRNVVVLRTFSKIQGLAGTRVGYGIANKELIDVLQRTRQPFNLNSVAQAGALAGLLDQEHQDKTKRITDEGRTYLQAQFGAMGLEYIPSYANFVLVKVGDGNAVFKAMMDQGVIVRAMAAYKLPEWVRISIGTMPQNVRCIEVLKEVLGK